The following are from one region of the Primulina eburnea isolate SZY01 chromosome 17, ASM2296580v1, whole genome shotgun sequence genome:
- the LOC140817678 gene encoding probable serine/threonine-protein kinase PBL17 isoform X1 codes for MGSCLSVEEEVQQPMENKSSHHKPVMCAEPSSPMKMGFVSSNPVIVISKNVRDLRVSPGHGDLYIFTYEEMKLATKHFRPDQVLGDGGFGIVYKGVIDENMRPGYKTTRVAIKELNPEGLQGDREWLAEVNYLGQLRHPHLVKLIGYCCEGDHRLLVYEYMASGSLEKHLFFRVRAALTWQKRLKIALDTAKGLAFLHGVDKPIIYRDFKTSNILLDASQICAEFLQDFNAKLSDFGLARVGPTGDQTHVSTRVMGTYGYAAPEYIMTGHLTARSDVYGFGVVLLEMLIGRQAMDKSRPSQEHNLVEWVRPILNHNKKLLRIVDPRMEGQYSTKVLMKVANVVYQCISQNPKGRPAMSQVVEILEPLVMQEVNREETTLQSGSSIVTR; via the exons ATGGGGTCTTGTCTTAGTGTCGAAGAAGAAGTACAGCAGCCAATGGAAAACAAATCTTCTCATCATAAGCCAG TTATGTGCGCAGAGCCCTCATCTCCAATGAAAATGGGCTTTGTGAGTTCAAACCCTGTTATAGTGATATCCAAAAATGTGAGGGATCTACGTGTAAGTCCTGGGCATGGCGATCTCTACATATTTACCTATGAGGAGATGAAGCTGGCCACCAAGCACTTCCGACCAGATCAGGTTCTCGGTGATGGAGGGTTCGGTATTGTCTACAAAGGAGTTATTGATGAGAACATGAGACCTGGTTACAAGACAACTCGAGTAGCCATCAAAGAGCTTAATCCCGAAGGTCTACAAGGAGATCGAGAGTGGCTG GCGGAGGTAAATTACTTGGGGCAGCTTCGACACCCTCATCTGGTGAAACTGATTGGCTACTGCTGCGAGGGTGACCATAGATTGCTGGTTTATGAATATATGGCTTCTGGGAGCTTGGAGAAACACCTCTTTTTCA GAGTACGTGCCGCTTTAACTTGGCAGAAAAGATTGAAGATTGCTTTGGATACCGCAAAAGGGCTTGCTTTTCTTCATGGTGTGGATAAACCAATCATATACCGTGATTTTAAGACGTCGAATATCTTGTTAGATGCG AGTCAAATTTGTGCAGAATTCCTGCAGGATTTTAATGCAAAGCTTTCTGATTTCGGACTGGctagagttggtccaacaggaGATCAAACTCATGTATCAACTCGAGTTATGGGTACTTATGGTTACGCCGCTCCTGAGTACATAATGACCG GACATTTGACGGCAAGAAGCGATGTGTATGGCTTTGGTGTCGTTTTACTTGAGATGCTCATCGGAAGACAAGCCATGGATAAGAGCAGGCCTAGCCAAGAACACAATCTTGTTGAGTGGGTCCGCCCAATCCTTAACCACAACAAGAAGCTTTTGAGAATAGTGGATCCAAGAATGGAAGGACAATACTCCACCAAAGTTCTTATGAAGGTGGCGAATGTTGTATATCAATGTATAAGCCAAAATCCAAAAGGTAGACCTGCAATGAGTCAAGTAGTTGAGATACTAGAACCCCTTGTAATGCAAGAAGTGAACAGGGAAGAGACAACGCTGCAGAGCGGAAGTAGCATTGTAACACGATGA
- the LOC140817678 gene encoding probable serine/threonine-protein kinase PBL17 isoform X3 codes for MGSCLSVEEEVQQPMENKSSHHKPVMCAEPSSPMKMGFVSSNPVIVISKNVRDLRVSPGHGDLYIFTYEEMKLATKHFRPDQVLGDGGFGIVYKGVIDENMRPGYKTTRVAIKELNPEGLQGDREWLAEVNYLGQLRHPHLVKLIGYCCEGDHRLLVYEYMASGSLEKHLFFRVRAALTWQKRLKIALDTAKGLAFLHGVDKPIIYRDFKTSNILLDADFNAKLSDFGLARVGPTGDQTHVSTRVMGTYGYAAPEYIMTGHLTARSDVYGFGVVLLEMLIGRQAMDKSRPSQEHNLVEWVRPILNHNKKLLRIVDPRMEGQYSTKVLMKVANVVYQCISQNPKGRPAMSQVVEILEPLVMQEVNREETTLQSGSSIVTR; via the exons ATGGGGTCTTGTCTTAGTGTCGAAGAAGAAGTACAGCAGCCAATGGAAAACAAATCTTCTCATCATAAGCCAG TTATGTGCGCAGAGCCCTCATCTCCAATGAAAATGGGCTTTGTGAGTTCAAACCCTGTTATAGTGATATCCAAAAATGTGAGGGATCTACGTGTAAGTCCTGGGCATGGCGATCTCTACATATTTACCTATGAGGAGATGAAGCTGGCCACCAAGCACTTCCGACCAGATCAGGTTCTCGGTGATGGAGGGTTCGGTATTGTCTACAAAGGAGTTATTGATGAGAACATGAGACCTGGTTACAAGACAACTCGAGTAGCCATCAAAGAGCTTAATCCCGAAGGTCTACAAGGAGATCGAGAGTGGCTG GCGGAGGTAAATTACTTGGGGCAGCTTCGACACCCTCATCTGGTGAAACTGATTGGCTACTGCTGCGAGGGTGACCATAGATTGCTGGTTTATGAATATATGGCTTCTGGGAGCTTGGAGAAACACCTCTTTTTCA GAGTACGTGCCGCTTTAACTTGGCAGAAAAGATTGAAGATTGCTTTGGATACCGCAAAAGGGCTTGCTTTTCTTCATGGTGTGGATAAACCAATCATATACCGTGATTTTAAGACGTCGAATATCTTGTTAGATGCG GATTTTAATGCAAAGCTTTCTGATTTCGGACTGGctagagttggtccaacaggaGATCAAACTCATGTATCAACTCGAGTTATGGGTACTTATGGTTACGCCGCTCCTGAGTACATAATGACCG GACATTTGACGGCAAGAAGCGATGTGTATGGCTTTGGTGTCGTTTTACTTGAGATGCTCATCGGAAGACAAGCCATGGATAAGAGCAGGCCTAGCCAAGAACACAATCTTGTTGAGTGGGTCCGCCCAATCCTTAACCACAACAAGAAGCTTTTGAGAATAGTGGATCCAAGAATGGAAGGACAATACTCCACCAAAGTTCTTATGAAGGTGGCGAATGTTGTATATCAATGTATAAGCCAAAATCCAAAAGGTAGACCTGCAATGAGTCAAGTAGTTGAGATACTAGAACCCCTTGTAATGCAAGAAGTGAACAGGGAAGAGACAACGCTGCAGAGCGGAAGTAGCATTGTAACACGATGA
- the LOC140817678 gene encoding probable serine/threonine-protein kinase PBL17 isoform X4 has product MGSCLSVEEEVQQPMENKSSHHKPEPSSPMKMGFVSSNPVIVISKNVRDLRVSPGHGDLYIFTYEEMKLATKHFRPDQVLGDGGFGIVYKGVIDENMRPGYKTTRVAIKELNPEGLQGDREWLAEVNYLGQLRHPHLVKLIGYCCEGDHRLLVYEYMASGSLEKHLFFRVRAALTWQKRLKIALDTAKGLAFLHGVDKPIIYRDFKTSNILLDADFNAKLSDFGLARVGPTGDQTHVSTRVMGTYGYAAPEYIMTGHLTARSDVYGFGVVLLEMLIGRQAMDKSRPSQEHNLVEWVRPILNHNKKLLRIVDPRMEGQYSTKVLMKVANVVYQCISQNPKGRPAMSQVVEILEPLVMQEVNREETTLQSGSSIVTR; this is encoded by the exons ATGGGGTCTTGTCTTAGTGTCGAAGAAGAAGTACAGCAGCCAATGGAAAACAAATCTTCTCATCATAAGCCAG AGCCCTCATCTCCAATGAAAATGGGCTTTGTGAGTTCAAACCCTGTTATAGTGATATCCAAAAATGTGAGGGATCTACGTGTAAGTCCTGGGCATGGCGATCTCTACATATTTACCTATGAGGAGATGAAGCTGGCCACCAAGCACTTCCGACCAGATCAGGTTCTCGGTGATGGAGGGTTCGGTATTGTCTACAAAGGAGTTATTGATGAGAACATGAGACCTGGTTACAAGACAACTCGAGTAGCCATCAAAGAGCTTAATCCCGAAGGTCTACAAGGAGATCGAGAGTGGCTG GCGGAGGTAAATTACTTGGGGCAGCTTCGACACCCTCATCTGGTGAAACTGATTGGCTACTGCTGCGAGGGTGACCATAGATTGCTGGTTTATGAATATATGGCTTCTGGGAGCTTGGAGAAACACCTCTTTTTCA GAGTACGTGCCGCTTTAACTTGGCAGAAAAGATTGAAGATTGCTTTGGATACCGCAAAAGGGCTTGCTTTTCTTCATGGTGTGGATAAACCAATCATATACCGTGATTTTAAGACGTCGAATATCTTGTTAGATGCG GATTTTAATGCAAAGCTTTCTGATTTCGGACTGGctagagttggtccaacaggaGATCAAACTCATGTATCAACTCGAGTTATGGGTACTTATGGTTACGCCGCTCCTGAGTACATAATGACCG GACATTTGACGGCAAGAAGCGATGTGTATGGCTTTGGTGTCGTTTTACTTGAGATGCTCATCGGAAGACAAGCCATGGATAAGAGCAGGCCTAGCCAAGAACACAATCTTGTTGAGTGGGTCCGCCCAATCCTTAACCACAACAAGAAGCTTTTGAGAATAGTGGATCCAAGAATGGAAGGACAATACTCCACCAAAGTTCTTATGAAGGTGGCGAATGTTGTATATCAATGTATAAGCCAAAATCCAAAAGGTAGACCTGCAATGAGTCAAGTAGTTGAGATACTAGAACCCCTTGTAATGCAAGAAGTGAACAGGGAAGAGACAACGCTGCAGAGCGGAAGTAGCATTGTAACACGATGA
- the LOC140817678 gene encoding probable serine/threonine-protein kinase PBL17 isoform X2 has translation MGSCLSVEEEVQQPMENKSSHHKPEPSSPMKMGFVSSNPVIVISKNVRDLRVSPGHGDLYIFTYEEMKLATKHFRPDQVLGDGGFGIVYKGVIDENMRPGYKTTRVAIKELNPEGLQGDREWLAEVNYLGQLRHPHLVKLIGYCCEGDHRLLVYEYMASGSLEKHLFFRVRAALTWQKRLKIALDTAKGLAFLHGVDKPIIYRDFKTSNILLDASQICAEFLQDFNAKLSDFGLARVGPTGDQTHVSTRVMGTYGYAAPEYIMTGHLTARSDVYGFGVVLLEMLIGRQAMDKSRPSQEHNLVEWVRPILNHNKKLLRIVDPRMEGQYSTKVLMKVANVVYQCISQNPKGRPAMSQVVEILEPLVMQEVNREETTLQSGSSIVTR, from the exons ATGGGGTCTTGTCTTAGTGTCGAAGAAGAAGTACAGCAGCCAATGGAAAACAAATCTTCTCATCATAAGCCAG AGCCCTCATCTCCAATGAAAATGGGCTTTGTGAGTTCAAACCCTGTTATAGTGATATCCAAAAATGTGAGGGATCTACGTGTAAGTCCTGGGCATGGCGATCTCTACATATTTACCTATGAGGAGATGAAGCTGGCCACCAAGCACTTCCGACCAGATCAGGTTCTCGGTGATGGAGGGTTCGGTATTGTCTACAAAGGAGTTATTGATGAGAACATGAGACCTGGTTACAAGACAACTCGAGTAGCCATCAAAGAGCTTAATCCCGAAGGTCTACAAGGAGATCGAGAGTGGCTG GCGGAGGTAAATTACTTGGGGCAGCTTCGACACCCTCATCTGGTGAAACTGATTGGCTACTGCTGCGAGGGTGACCATAGATTGCTGGTTTATGAATATATGGCTTCTGGGAGCTTGGAGAAACACCTCTTTTTCA GAGTACGTGCCGCTTTAACTTGGCAGAAAAGATTGAAGATTGCTTTGGATACCGCAAAAGGGCTTGCTTTTCTTCATGGTGTGGATAAACCAATCATATACCGTGATTTTAAGACGTCGAATATCTTGTTAGATGCG AGTCAAATTTGTGCAGAATTCCTGCAGGATTTTAATGCAAAGCTTTCTGATTTCGGACTGGctagagttggtccaacaggaGATCAAACTCATGTATCAACTCGAGTTATGGGTACTTATGGTTACGCCGCTCCTGAGTACATAATGACCG GACATTTGACGGCAAGAAGCGATGTGTATGGCTTTGGTGTCGTTTTACTTGAGATGCTCATCGGAAGACAAGCCATGGATAAGAGCAGGCCTAGCCAAGAACACAATCTTGTTGAGTGGGTCCGCCCAATCCTTAACCACAACAAGAAGCTTTTGAGAATAGTGGATCCAAGAATGGAAGGACAATACTCCACCAAAGTTCTTATGAAGGTGGCGAATGTTGTATATCAATGTATAAGCCAAAATCCAAAAGGTAGACCTGCAATGAGTCAAGTAGTTGAGATACTAGAACCCCTTGTAATGCAAGAAGTGAACAGGGAAGAGACAACGCTGCAGAGCGGAAGTAGCATTGTAACACGATGA